One Leptolyngbya ohadii IS1 genomic window carries:
- a CDS encoding PAS domain S-box protein yields MTLLHLLKRPRNNPLRAKSPLSRILTVPFVLLTVGTTGLVGYLCIRNGQQAIADLAHQLMAETGDRVNLYLTDYLKTPHVINRLNANAVRLNQIDITDSESLKRHFVQQIQVFDSVSRIHFSNPQGGYLSTGNDDRGLSVATTRNFVSGTLQVHSVDSQGNRRKLLVERPGYDSRQRPFYQEAIKAGQPLWTPIYVYVPTSRGLGISASYPLYNQQIQGQPRQLQGVLSSDLTLSAISQFLAKLRVGTNGTVFIVDRSGLLVASSTPEKPFFTSANSNQTERLKAIESQETSIRSASQYLATQFGDLNQIKNPTQLQFDIEGQRQFLQVMPFQDESGLDWLIAITVPESSFMERIHSNTQDTLILSGAALIGSILLGLWLAHWIARPIRQLSRASDSLTAGKWQKPLKEDSPIAEIQVLVHALNQNAAQLQQSFDRIKTALAESEEKFTTIFRISPEPITIANLNDGCLVEVNESTIQFFGYSREEITGNTALQLNLWQHPEQREQYRALLAQQGSVRNLEVQVRLKSGEIKTVLLSAEVCNLEGQDRIIVTHRDITDRKATELALQQSEARYRAIVEDQTELVCRSLPDTTVLFVNDACCRYFGVNREDFTGKSYWQFIYEPDRVEVEQVIASLSIDQPIITSENRWVVNGEVRWMQWTDRLLFDEQENPTEIQSVGRDITHLKEAEEALRHSEERNQAILSAMPDLMTLISAEGIYRDIVRSNLLIDLIPLDVNPIGKHLTEVVPPEIAASKLRLIQQTLATGEMQTLEQRIWLDNRWQYEEVRAVPCGCDAALVMIRDITDRKQIEAALRQSEERNRAILSAIPDLMTLVSAEGIYLSAIRSNALIDLVPSTENPVGRHLTEMLPEEVAQRQLRMIKRALATGEVQREEQRIWFEDRWQYEELRVAPCGRDAALVMIRDITDRKQAELSLIESRDLREAIFNASADAIFLLELPPVLRILDCNQRAVELFEVEAKAALIGLEGNALKKHPLTRADLEDIALVMQQGGLWNREIEYVTRTGKIFWGSLAIKQIQVADRSMWLVRVTDVSPQKRIEEALRQSEQLFRGAFETSAFGISIRSPEGKYLRVNQALCRMLGYTESELLQASYRDITHPDDLAINLENTIQRLVAGEISYYHIEKRFIHKQGYVVWGLVSISLVRDLQNQPLYFVAQVQDITDRKQAQEALRQSEARFQKIAAASPAQIYILVCDSNGSNLRFEYVNSGVREIQELEPEQLLQDATLTYFQVHPDDRAVYNEVTYRSFKTLEPFSHQWRVITPSGKLKWVQANSRPERRDNGDIAWYGVLLDITERKRVEDERKQAEIALQESEARFQEIAQTISQIFFVLDLTTNQYLYISPSYERLWGYSPESLYQDPRSWLDRVHPEDLEYVMSGFNSFPDDNRNLQEYRMIAADGKIHWIRAESWIVRDENGNPIREVGLADDITDRKQAEEALRQSEATLRRAQQVAHVGSWQVEVQTGKVTWTEESFHIMGWDISQPEPSLPQFYELIHPDDRNLLVQQVESVIAHQIPYKVEFRVIHPDGSLRYVEARGDAVINEEGRTTYMIGTNLDITERKQAEEALRNSEATKNQILKAIPDLILWMNSGGTCIDLIDGNSVTNLYNKSEAVGKNLYEILPFDLAQARMNAIQQALNTGEVQIYEQQVVLQSGTSYEEVRVIGVGDDRVLVIVRNVTDRKRAEAALLDSETRFRRAFSDAPIGMALIGLDDRWIKVNPMLCDMLDFTESELLSRTASSLVHPEDWNKLQKCIQQVLSSENRNAQVELRYCCQQGQIIWGLMSLSLVRDGQGKPLYYVAQIQDITERRAIDRMKNEFISIVSHELRTPLTAIRGFLGLLDTGIYDKKPEKAKHMIGQALSNSDRLVRLVNDILDLERLSSGKIQLIKEACGAEELMQRAVTGVQSLADQANIQLIIVPTVAEAWADSDCIIQTLTNLLSNAIKFSPPNSAITLSVQARTDSVLFSVQDQGRGIPADKLETIFGRFQQVDVSDSRQKGGTGLGLAICQSIVQQHGGSIWAESIPGNGSTFYFTLPLMSGGEQ; encoded by the coding sequence ATGACCCTACTTCACCTTCTAAAACGACCCCGAAATAATCCGCTCAGGGCAAAGAGTCCCCTCAGCCGCATTCTCACAGTTCCTTTTGTGCTGCTGACCGTTGGTACAACCGGGCTAGTCGGCTATTTATGTATCCGCAATGGGCAACAAGCCATAGCAGATCTTGCCCATCAATTAATGGCAGAGACGGGCGATCGGGTGAACCTGTACCTCACGGATTATCTAAAAACGCCCCACGTGATTAATCGCCTCAATGCAAATGCCGTTCGCCTCAACCAGATCGACATCACTGATTCTGAAAGCCTGAAGCGTCATTTCGTTCAGCAAATTCAAGTCTTTGACTCGGTGAGCCGCATTCACTTCAGCAACCCGCAGGGCGGCTACCTTTCCACAGGCAACGATGATCGCGGACTCTCTGTGGCGACCACCCGCAATTTCGTCAGCGGCACACTCCAGGTTCATAGCGTCGATTCGCAGGGAAACCGCAGGAAACTGCTGGTAGAACGTCCCGGCTATGATTCCCGGCAGCGACCCTTTTACCAGGAAGCGATTAAGGCAGGTCAGCCCCTCTGGACTCCGATTTATGTCTATGTACCTACCTCCAGGGGTTTGGGCATCTCTGCCAGCTATCCTCTCTATAACCAGCAGATTCAGGGGCAGCCGCGACAGCTTCAGGGAGTTTTATCGAGCGATCTCACCCTGTCTGCCATCAGTCAGTTCCTTGCAAAGCTAAGGGTTGGCACAAACGGCACGGTGTTTATTGTCGATCGCTCCGGGCTGCTGGTCGCTTCCTCTACGCCGGAAAAGCCCTTTTTCACCTCGGCAAACAGCAATCAAACGGAACGCCTGAAAGCGATCGAGAGTCAGGAAACTTCAATCCGATCAGCGAGTCAGTATCTTGCGACTCAGTTTGGCGATCTCAACCAGATTAAAAACCCAACGCAGCTTCAGTTCGACATCGAAGGGCAACGGCAGTTTCTTCAGGTGATGCCCTTTCAGGATGAGTCTGGACTGGATTGGCTGATTGCAATCACGGTTCCAGAATCTAGCTTCATGGAGCGCATCCACAGCAATACCCAGGACACCCTTATTCTCAGTGGAGCGGCATTAATTGGTTCAATTCTGCTTGGACTGTGGCTTGCCCACTGGATTGCCCGACCGATTCGCCAGCTTAGCCGTGCCAGTGACTCCCTCACGGCAGGAAAGTGGCAGAAACCCCTCAAAGAAGATAGCCCAATCGCTGAAATTCAGGTACTCGTCCACGCCCTGAATCAGAACGCAGCCCAGCTTCAGCAGTCCTTCGATCGCATCAAAACGGCATTAGCAGAATCGGAAGAAAAGTTCACTACGATTTTTCGCATCAGTCCCGAACCCATTACGATTGCCAATCTCAACGATGGCTGCTTGGTGGAGGTCAATGAGAGTACGATCCAGTTTTTTGGCTATTCCAGAGAGGAAATCACTGGCAATACGGCACTGCAACTGAACCTTTGGCAGCATCCGGAGCAGCGGGAGCAGTATCGGGCACTGTTGGCGCAGCAGGGCAGCGTACGGAATTTGGAGGTGCAGGTTCGCCTTAAGTCGGGCGAGATCAAAACCGTTCTGCTGTCGGCGGAAGTCTGTAATCTGGAAGGGCAGGATCGGATTATTGTGACGCATCGGGACATCACCGATCGCAAAGCCACCGAACTTGCCTTGCAGCAGAGCGAAGCCCGCTATCGCGCCATTGTGGAAGACCAGACCGAACTCGTTTGTCGATCGCTTCCCGATACCACGGTGCTTTTTGTTAATGATGCCTGTTGTCGCTATTTTGGTGTAAACCGTGAGGATTTTACTGGCAAGAGCTACTGGCAGTTTATCTACGAACCGGATCGGGTTGAGGTTGAACAGGTTATTGCCTCTTTGAGCATCGACCAGCCAATCATTACATCGGAAAACCGCTGGGTGGTCAACGGAGAAGTGCGCTGGATGCAGTGGACCGATCGCCTGCTATTTGATGAGCAGGAAAACCCCACCGAGATTCAGTCCGTTGGGCGCGATATTACCCACCTGAAGGAAGCAGAGGAAGCCCTGCGCCACAGTGAGGAGCGAAATCAAGCAATTCTCTCGGCAATGCCGGATTTGATGACCCTGATCAGTGCAGAGGGCATTTATCGCGATATTGTTCGCAGTAATCTCCTGATTGATCTGATTCCATTAGATGTCAATCCGATTGGCAAACATTTAACGGAAGTGGTGCCGCCTGAGATCGCGGCTAGCAAACTTCGGTTGATTCAGCAAACCCTGGCAACGGGCGAGATGCAAACCCTGGAGCAGCGAATCTGGCTGGACAATCGCTGGCAATATGAAGAAGTGCGGGCGGTTCCCTGCGGCTGTGATGCTGCTCTGGTGATGATTCGCGACATTACCGATCGCAAACAAATAGAAGCGGCTCTGCGTCAGAGTGAAGAACGCAATCGTGCCATTCTTTCTGCCATTCCTGACCTGATGACCCTGGTAAGTGCTGAAGGCATCTATTTAAGTGCGATTCGCAGCAATGCTCTGATTGATCTGGTGCCGTCCACGGAGAACCCAGTGGGTAGACATTTGACGGAAATGCTGCCTGAGGAGGTAGCGCAAAGACAGCTGCGAATGATCAAGCGCGCCTTGGCGACAGGTGAAGTTCAGAGAGAGGAACAGCGAATTTGGTTTGAGGATCGGTGGCAGTATGAGGAATTGCGGGTTGCTCCCTGTGGTCGTGACGCGGCTTTGGTGATGATTCGCGACATTACCGATCGCAAGCAGGCAGAGCTGTCGCTCATCGAGTCGCGTGATTTGCGGGAAGCAATTTTTAACGCTTCGGCAGATGCTATTTTTCTGCTAGAACTGCCTCCTGTCTTACGCATTTTGGACTGCAACCAGCGGGCGGTAGAGCTGTTTGAAGTGGAGGCTAAAGCCGCATTAATTGGTCTTGAAGGCAATGCGCTCAAGAAACACCCTCTTACAAGGGCTGACCTGGAAGATATTGCTTTAGTAATGCAACAGGGAGGACTTTGGAACCGAGAAATTGAATACGTGACCAGAACAGGCAAAATATTCTGGGGAAGCCTGGCAATCAAGCAAATTCAGGTCGCAGATCGATCAATGTGGCTGGTGCGAGTCACGGATGTCAGTCCGCAAAAACGAATTGAAGAAGCGCTGCGACAGAGTGAACAGCTGTTCCGAGGCGCATTTGAAACCAGTGCTTTTGGCATCAGTATCCGTTCTCCAGAAGGAAAATATCTGCGAGTGAATCAAGCCCTGTGCCGTATGCTCGGCTATACCGAGTCTGAGCTATTGCAGGCATCCTATCGCGACATTACCCACCCTGACGATCTGGCAATCAACCTAGAAAACACGATTCAAAGGCTCGTGGCTGGAGAGATTTCCTATTACCACATTGAAAAACGATTCATTCATAAACAGGGTTATGTGGTTTGGGGATTAGTCAGTATTTCCCTGGTGCGAGACCTACAGAATCAACCGCTTTATTTTGTCGCTCAGGTACAGGATATTACCGATCGCAAGCAAGCCCAGGAAGCCCTGCGCCAAAGTGAAGCCCGCTTCCAAAAAATTGCGGCTGCCTCCCCTGCCCAGATTTATATTCTCGTCTGCGATTCAAATGGCTCTAACCTGCGATTTGAATATGTCAATTCTGGCGTTCGAGAAATTCAAGAATTAGAGCCAGAGCAACTGCTGCAAGATGCAACGCTCACGTATTTTCAGGTGCACCCGGACGATCGGGCGGTGTACAACGAAGTGACCTACCGCAGCTTTAAGACCCTAGAACCGTTTTCTCACCAGTGGCGCGTCATTACCCCATCGGGCAAATTAAAGTGGGTACAGGCAAACTCCCGTCCCGAACGCCGAGACAATGGTGATATTGCCTGGTATGGCGTACTGCTGGATATTACTGAGCGCAAGCGCGTCGAAGACGAACGCAAACAGGCTGAAATTGCCCTGCAAGAAAGCGAAGCTCGATTCCAGGAGATTGCCCAAACAATCAGTCAGATATTCTTTGTGCTGGATCTGACGACAAATCAGTATCTCTATATCAGTCCATCCTACGAAAGGCTGTGGGGCTATTCCCCCGAAAGCCTCTATCAAGACCCAAGATCCTGGCTCGATCGGGTTCATCCCGAAGATTTAGAGTACGTTATGTCCGGGTTTAATTCGTTCCCGGATGACAACCGTAATCTCCAGGAATACCGCATGATTGCCGCAGATGGCAAGATTCACTGGATCAGGGCAGAATCCTGGATTGTGCGCGACGAGAACGGCAACCCGATCCGCGAGGTTGGACTGGCTGACGATATTACCGATCGCAAACAGGCAGAGGAAGCCCTGCGCCAAAGTGAAGCCACCTTGCGTCGCGCCCAGCAGGTTGCCCATGTGGGGAGTTGGCAGGTGGAGGTGCAAACCGGAAAAGTGACCTGGACTGAGGAAAGCTTTCATATTATGGGCTGGGATATTTCCCAACCGGAGCCGTCGCTCCCCCAGTTCTATGAGCTAATTCATCCAGACGATCGAAACTTGTTAGTCCAGCAAGTTGAATCTGTAATTGCCCATCAAATTCCCTATAAAGTTGAGTTCCGCGTGATTCATCCAGATGGCTCTCTGCGCTATGTAGAGGCAAGAGGGGATGCCGTTATCAACGAGGAGGGACGCACAACTTACATGATTGGGACGAATCTTGATATTACAGAGCGTAAACAAGCTGAAGAGGCATTACGAAATAGCGAAGCCACTAAAAATCAAATCTTGAAGGCGATTCCGGATTTAATCCTCTGGATGAATTCAGGTGGTACCTGTATTGATCTGATTGATGGCAACAGCGTGACAAATTTATACAATAAATCAGAAGCAGTCGGTAAAAATCTCTATGAAATACTGCCCTTTGATCTGGCACAAGCGCGAATGAACGCAATTCAACAGGCGTTAAACACAGGTGAAGTCCAGATCTATGAACAACAGGTTGTTCTTCAATCGGGAACCTCCTACGAAGAAGTGCGGGTGATTGGGGTGGGAGACGATCGCGTTCTCGTGATTGTCCGCAATGTCACCGATCGCAAACGCGCAGAAGCCGCCCTGTTAGACAGTGAGACCCGATTCCGGAGAGCCTTCTCAGATGCTCCGATTGGTATGGCTCTGATTGGATTAGACGATCGCTGGATCAAAGTGAATCCGATGCTCTGCGATATGCTCGATTTTACAGAGTCAGAGCTGCTGTCTAGAACTGCTTCTAGCCTGGTTCACCCTGAGGACTGGAATAAACTTCAGAAGTGTATTCAGCAGGTGCTATCGAGCGAAAATCGCAATGCTCAGGTTGAATTGCGCTACTGCTGTCAGCAAGGACAAATTATCTGGGGCTTAATGAGTCTCTCCCTCGTCCGCGATGGGCAGGGAAAACCGCTCTATTACGTTGCCCAAATTCAGGATATTACCGAGCGTCGGGCGATCGATCGAATGAAGAATGAGTTCATTTCCATTGTCAGCCATGAGCTACGCACTCCGTTAACCGCCATTCGCGGCTTTTTAGGCTTACTCGATACAGGCATTTATGACAAGAAGCCAGAAAAAGCGAAACACATGATTGGACAGGCATTATCCAACAGCGATCGATTAGTGCGCCTGGTCAACGACATTCTCGACCTGGAACGGTTGTCCTCTGGTAAAATCCAGCTCATTAAGGAAGCCTGCGGTGCGGAGGAGCTGATGCAGCGAGCCGTGACCGGAGTACAGTCGCTTGCCGATCAAGCCAATATTCAGCTAATCATTGTACCGACGGTGGCTGAAGCCTGGGCAGATTCGGATTGCATTATTCAAACCCTGACGAATCTGCTGAGTAATGCAATCAAGTTCTCGCCGCCCAATTCCGCCATTACCCTTTCCGTCCAAGCCCGAACCGATTCGGTATTATTTTCAGTGCAAGATCAGGGCAGGGGCATTCCTGCGGACAAGCTAGAAACAATTTTTGGGCGCTTCCAGCAGGTTGATGTGTCAGATTCCCGCCAAAAAGGTGGAACGGGATTAGGTCTGGCAATCTGCCAGAGTATTGTGCAGCAGCATGGCGGCAGTATTTGGGCGGAAAGCATTCCTGGCAATGGCAGTACTTTCTATTTCACCTTGCCCCTGATGTCCGGAGGAGAACAATGA
- a CDS encoding response regulator — translation MVARTILLIDDEECVRELVQTCLCDLAGWNVITAASAQSGLKQLTAHHPDAILLDLLMPGMDAITFLERLHSNPSTASIPVLLLTVKAHWFTSQKLQQLGIISAISKPFNPVTLSNTIAVALKWKV, via the coding sequence TTGGTAGCTAGAACAATCTTACTAATTGACGATGAAGAGTGTGTGCGCGAGCTAGTGCAGACCTGCCTGTGCGATTTGGCAGGATGGAACGTCATTACCGCTGCTTCTGCCCAATCAGGATTAAAACAGTTAACAGCTCACCACCCTGATGCAATTCTGCTCGATCTCCTGATGCCAGGGATGGACGCGATCACCTTTCTTGAGAGACTTCACAGCAATCCGTCAACCGCCTCAATTCCGGTTCTCCTTTTAACGGTTAAAGCCCACTGGTTCACATCCCAAAAGCTTCAACAGCTGGGGATTATATCAGCCATTTCTAAACCCTTTAATCCTGTAACCTTGTCTAACACAATTGCGGTTGCCCTCAAATGGAAGGTATGA
- a CDS encoding response regulator produces MTYCILVVDDEDSLRDLACTCLEDLGGWRTIAAASGQEALDKAEACAIDAILLDISMPEMDGFQCYEKLKENPVTQSIPIVLLTAKVLPDERVRFAQMDVAGTVAKPFDPILICDQIADLLNWD; encoded by the coding sequence ATGACCTACTGCATTCTTGTCGTGGATGACGAAGATTCTCTGCGCGACCTTGCCTGCACTTGCCTGGAGGATCTGGGGGGTTGGAGGACGATCGCTGCTGCCTCTGGTCAGGAAGCGCTGGACAAAGCGGAAGCCTGTGCGATCGATGCCATTCTCCTCGATATTTCTATGCCAGAGATGGATGGGTTTCAGTGCTATGAAAAGCTCAAAGAAAATCCCGTCACCCAAAGCATTCCGATTGTGCTGCTCACTGCCAAAGTATTGCCCGATGAACGGGTTCGCTTCGCCCAGATGGACGTTGCCGGAACCGTTGCCAAGCCCTTTGACCCCATCCTTATCTGTGACCAAATTGCAGATTTATTGAACTGGGATTGA
- a CDS encoding IS5 family transposase: MTKAYSSNLTACEFELIKPLIPAAKPGGRPRTIEMLDVLNALLYVLVQGCKWRDLPGDFPAWQTVYTYFRNWRKDGTWIAIHDRLNAWTRLDADRPPSPSEGIVDSQSVKTAAGVSESVGFDSGKAIKGRKRFATVDTLGLVLRVFVTAASVGEREGGKQVLKRVKQMGQAVSRLTTIWVDGGFDGAPFLMWVMDVCRWVVQVVLRPEQTKGFVLLKKRWVVERTFGWLMGCRRLVRDYELLPETSETFIYLAMIRIMLKRLAA, from the coding sequence ATGACTAAAGCATACTCCAGCAATTTGACAGCTTGTGAGTTTGAATTGATTAAACCCTTGATTCCTGCCGCTAAACCCGGTGGACGACCCCGAACTATTGAGATGCTGGATGTATTGAATGCGTTGTTATACGTGCTGGTGCAAGGGTGCAAATGGCGAGATTTACCGGGTGACTTTCCCGCTTGGCAGACCGTGTACACCTATTTCCGAAACTGGCGCAAGGACGGAACCTGGATTGCGATTCATGACCGCTTAAACGCATGGACGCGCCTGGACGCTGACCGCCCGCCAAGTCCATCGGAAGGAATTGTAGATTCGCAAAGCGTCAAAACGGCAGCAGGTGTGAGTGAGAGCGTCGGATTCGACAGCGGCAAAGCGATCAAAGGGCGGAAGCGGTTTGCCACGGTGGATACGTTAGGGCTGGTGTTGCGTGTGTTTGTGACAGCGGCAAGTGTGGGTGAGCGGGAGGGGGGCAAACAAGTCCTTAAGCGAGTCAAGCAGATGGGTCAAGCGGTGTCTCGCTTAACGACGATTTGGGTCGATGGTGGGTTTGATGGCGCACCGTTTCTAATGTGGGTGATGGATGTTTGCCGTTGGGTCGTGCAAGTCGTCTTGCGCCCCGAACAGACCAAGGGCTTCGTGTTGCTCAAAAAGCGGTGGGTCGTGGAACGAACCTTTGGCTGGCTCATGGGGTGTCGCCGATTGGTCCGCGATTATGAGTTGTTGCCAGAAACCTCAGAAACCTTCATCTACCTTGCCATGATCCGTATCATGCTCAAGCGATTGGCAGCATAG